CGTCCACGACACCTCCGCGAGCGGGCAGACGCTCTTCGTCGAGCCAATGGATATCGTCGATCTGAACAATCGCTGGCGGGAGCTGCAATCTGCAGAGCGACATGAGATCGAGCGGATCCTCACGGTGCTCTCACGGGAGGTCGGCGAGGCAGCACCGGAGCTACGTCGCACGCTGGAAGCGCTGGCGGCGATCGACATGGCGCTGGCAAAGGCACGTTACGCATCCGCGAGTCGCGCGACGATGCCAGCCATCGTCGACGGTCAATCCCACAATGGTCGTCGGGTTGTGCTGAACCGCGCTCGCCACCCGCTGCTTGATCCATCGACCGTCGTCCCGATCGACATCGAGCTGGGCACGACCTTCCGGGTGCTGGTCATCACGGGGCCAAACACCGGTGGCAAGACAGTCGCATTGAAGACGATCGGCCTGATGGCGGTCATGGCCCAGTCGGGACTGTTCATACCTGCTGACGAGGGCAGTGAGCTGCCGGTCTTCGACGGCATTTTCGCCGATATCGGCGACGAACAGAGCATCGAGCAAAATCTCTCGACGTTCTCCTCGCACATGGTTCGGGTGATCGCGATGCTGGATGGCGTCTCGCGGGAAAGCCTCGTCCTTCTCGACGAGCTCGGCGCTGGCACCGACCCGGAGGAGGGCGCCGCGCTCGCCCGGTCGATCATCACCGAGATCCTCGACGTAGGATGCCTGGGAGTAACGACGACCCACTACTCCGAGCTGAAGGCGTTCGCCTATTCCACCGAAGGCACAGAGAACGGCAGCGTCGAGTTCAACCTGCAGACACTCTCCCCGACGTACCGTCTGGTGGTCGGCATCCCTGGCCAGTCAAACGCGCTCGCGATCGCGCGACGCCTGGGCATGCCCGATCGAGTCATCGAACGAGCCCGGACGTTCGTAGATCCGTCGGTCGAACGAGCGGATACGTTACTCGGCGAGATCCGTCAACGGCGCGAGGAAGCTGAGGTCGCACAGCGAGAGGCAACACGAGAACGCGCTGTCGCCGGGAATCTTCGCCGTGAAGCGGAGCACGCTCGCGCGGAAGCAGAGATCGAGCGCGAAAGCGCACGGCGAGACGCATTGGCCGAGGTCGAGCGCGAGCTCGCAGAGGCTCGCCAAGCGATCCGCCGTATCCGCGAAGTCCCGGTTCGCGTCGAACGGGCCGAGATCAAGCCAGTCAAAGACATCGCCCGGCAGGATGTCGAAGCAGCGGCTCGTGCCGTCAAGGAGTCTCAACGTCGCCGGCCGGCGCGGGCCATTGTCCGGGTCCCGCTGAAACTGGGCGATCATGTCGAGCTCGTCGCTTTGGGCGGCGAGGGTGAAGTCACCGGGTTCTCCGACGACATGACCGGGGTGGATGTCCAGATGGGGGCATTCAAGATTCGCCAGCCGCTGTCGGGGGTACGCAAGCTGGGCAGCAAGCCGAAAGTCGACCGCCGGCCAGCGCCAAGCATGCCGCCACCCCGCCGCGAAGTGGACATGGAGTTGCATCTCCGCGGCCAACGCGCGGCAGGCGTGGACCAACTGGTCGACGAGTATCTACACGACGCGTACCTCTCGCGGCTGCCGTTTGTCCGGATCGTGCATGGCAAGGGGACGGGCGCCTTGCGCGACGTTGTTCGCGATGTGTTGCGCGGACACCCGCTGGTGGAGAAGTTTGAAACCCCGCCGCACTACGAAGGCGGGGATGGCGTGACGGTTGTTTATCTGAGGGATTCATGAGCCACGAAGAACACGACGACGTGCGCGTCGTCACCGCCGCAGTCGCGCCAAACGAGATCATCGCCGAGATCTGGCAGCAGGTGCTCGAGGACGAGGGGATCATCAGTGCGCTGAAGGCCGGCGGCATGGGGCACAGCTTCACCACAAACGCACTCAACGAGCATTACATCCTCGTCCGCGAGGATCAGGCAGATCGAGCCCGCGCCATCATTGCGGAACTCGAAGTTGAGGAAGATTCATCTCCCTGAACCGCCATGCTGGCGCCCGCGCTGGCGATCACATCAAAGAGCCGGTTGAGCGCGACGTCACGAGTTACTCGCAGGTCTTCGACACGAATACGAACCTGGTTGGGCGTGACACGTATTCCGTTGCCCAGCTCACGTCGCAACTGCTGCTGGCTCAGCTTGCCCCCGATGACCGGACGCACGACGATATCGCCGTCGCGTTCGACGATGGTCGTTATCCCCAGTCGGCTCGCGCGCTGGCGTAGCCGGACCAGATCGAACAGCCGCTCGGTTGAAGCGGGAACCGCACCGAACCGATCGCGAAGCTCGGCATCGAGGTCGACCAGCGCTCGCTCGTTGGGCGCAGCAGCAATCCTCTGGTAGAGCTCCAGCCGGGACTGCTCGTCGGAAACGAACTCTTCGGGGATGCCGGCCTCGACCGCGATATCGAGGTTGATCTCCTCTGGTTCGGCAATCGGGTGGCCGGCACGAATCTCCTCGACAGCGTGCGCGAGCATCCTGGTGTACAGATCAAATCCCACCGCCGCGATGTGGCCTGACTGCTCACCGCCGAGAATGTTCCCCGCGCCGCGGATTTCCATGTCGCGCATCGCGACCTGAAACCCGGCGCCAAGCTCGGTTGCCTCCTGTATTGCTTCAAGCCGCTCCAATGCCTCGACGGAGAGTGGCGTGTTCGGTGGGTACAGGACATAGGCGTACGCGCGATTGGTCGAACGGCCAACTCTCCCTCGGAGCTGATACATCTGAGTGAGCCCGAGCATCTGTGCGTTTTCCAGAACGATCGTATTCGCATTCGGTATGTCGACCCCGGACTCGATAATCGTCGTGCAAATCAGCACGTCGAACTCCTGGCGCATGAACGCCAACACAACCTGCTCGAGATCGTGTTCGTTCATCTGACCGTGAGCAACAGCGAGCTGCGCCTCGGGCACGAGTTCCCGAAGCCGCTCGCAGGTGCGGTAGATGCTCTGGACGCGGTTGTGGACAACGTAGACCTGGCCACCACGAGCAAGCTCCCGCAGTATCGCCTCCCGAATAATTGCGTCGTCGGCCGGCGTAACAAATGTGCGGATTGGCACCCGATCTTGCGGCGGCGTGGTAATCAGTGAGAGATCCCGCAGGCCGGTCAGCGCGAAGTGGAGCGTCCGAGGGATCGGCGTCGCGGTCATCGTGAGGACATCGATCGCCGAACGCATCCGCTTGATGTGCTCCTTGTGGCGGACGCCGAATCGCTGCTCCTCATCCACGATCAGCAGCCCCAGGTTCTTGAAGTCGACATCCTTCTGAAGTAGTCGATGCGTCCCGATGACGATATCTACTGCGCCGTCGGCGAGACCGCGAACTACTGCAGACTGGTCGGTCTTGCTTCGAAGACGCGAAAGCATCTCGACGCGAACCGGGAACGGGGCGAGGCGTTCGCGGAATGTGTTGTAGTGCTGCAGCGCGAGAATCGTCGTCGGCACCAGCACGGCGACCTGGGTTCCATCGTTGACCGCCTTGAAGGCGGCCCGCAGCCCGACCTCTGTCTTGCCATAGCCCACATCACCGCAGACAAGGCGATCCATTGGGCGCGCAGATTCCATATCCGCCTTGACGTCCCGAATGGCTTTGTCCTGCTCAACCGTCTCACGGAACGGAAACGACTCCGCGAGTTCGGCATCCCAGGTTGAGTCGCTCGGGAATGCGCGCCCCTGTGCCGTCTCCCGCGCGGCGTACAGCTGAAGTAACTCCCAGGCCATCTCACGGATCGCGCGACGGACCCGGGCTTTCGTCTTCGCCCAATCGGGAGATGACAAACGGGTGATCTTCGGTTCGCCGGCCGGACTTTCGTACGGGACAAGCCGGTCAGACTGATCGACGGGCACATAGAGGCGATCTCCGCCAGCGTAGTCAACCTGGAGATATTCGCGATCGACGCCAGAGAGGTCCAGTCGCACCAGTCCGCCGAACTGCCCAACGCCGTGCTCGACGTGAACGACGTAGGAGCCGGGCTTGAATTGCCTCGCCTTGCGCGGTCGTGCCTGAGTTTGGGTCCCTTGCGTTCGGACAAGCTTCCGGATACCGAACAGTTCGAGATCACTCAGAACGAGAAGTCGCGCCGGGCCGTACCGAAATCCGACGGTGAGTGGCGCGTGGACAACGTCGACCGTTCCGGGCGCCGGCGGGGTTGCGGCTTCAGCAGCGCCACGCTTGAAGGCGCGGGGGTAGATATCGTGTTCCTCGAGTAGATCGCGGAGTCGCTCACTCTGTTCAGTAGCCAACACGACTCGCCACCCGTCGGTGAGCTCGTCTTTCAGATCAGCGACGAGGTCATCGATGCGGCCACCGAAAACGGGAGTGTCCCCGAATGGCGCGCCGGTCGCGACTTCGACACCTTCGTCACCGCTATCCCCGATTCGCCAGACCGCCAGTCGTTCGATATCGGAGAAGAGGTCGCGCCGATGGCGATAGGGGATCGGAAATCCGGAGGGGACCTCGCCTGCTTGTTCCAGTGTCTGGCGCACGTCTTCTGCCTGTAGCGCAACCTGGTCCATCTGCAGATCGACCGATTGCGGATCAACGACAACGAGAAGCGCCGACGCTGGGAGGTAATCGAGCAGGGACGCGTCGTTGCCCGGGAAGAGGGAGGCAAGGAGGTCGATCGAAGACGGCACGGCGCCCGCTTGCAGGAACGCCACCAGTCGTTCCCACTCCTCGCGCACCTCGTCACGCAGCGCAGCCAGCTTCAGCCTGCCGATCCGCTCCAACGCGACGGCTCGATTCGTGAGGTCATATTCGATCGGGGGTAGAAGGCGCGCGGAGGCGACCCGCTCGGTGGAGCGCTGGGTCAGCGGATCGAAGCGTCGGATGCTATCGATCTCATCACCGAACAGCTCAATCCGGATTGCATCGGCTGCCCCCGGCGAATAGACGTCGAGGATTCCGCCCCGGCGGGACATCGTCCCTGGGCCGTCCACCTGAGGCTGATGATCGTATCCGGCCGCGGTGAGATGTCGAACGAGCGCAGCATCATCAATCCGCTGCCCGACGGCGAGATCGACAACATCACGAACATACGAACCGGGCTGGCGGACGGCGGTCATCAGGGCGCGCGCCGTTGCAACGATAACCGGGGGCATCTCGGATTCGTTCGCGGCAACGAGTCGTCCCAGGATGGTCGAACGCTGGGCGGCCAGATCCGGATCGTGTGGCATCTGTTCGTATGGGAGTGGATCGGCAGCCTTCCATGCCATCGGCGGGTTCCCGACCGGCAGGAGTTGGCTCAGGTTGTTAATCACCGTGTCGGCGGTCTCTTGCCGGCCAACGACCACGACGATCGGGCCGGATGTCCGACCTGCCATGGCTGCGAGCGCCACTGCGCGAGCAGCAGCGGCTAGCGGCGGCGTCCTCCACGGTTCGGCGACTCTGGCTAGCCCGACTGCTGGGAGTGGTATGTCATGAAACAGCGGCAGCAGGTGGGATAGCGTCACCGCGCCCTCATTTCGCCCGATTGCATATTTCCAGACAACAAGCGCGGGCCAAACGCGTTTCCGCGTGGCCTTCCCGCACAGGACAGTATATGCGACCTGCGCTATCATCCCCCTTGATCAGATTGAGCAGTTCGGAGACCGAGGCCGTGGAACAACCACAGCACTCATCATCGTGGACCTGGGTCCGCGCGATGATGATCGGCGTCGCGCTCGGGGCAGTGGTCGTCGCATTGATGACCACGGTGTTGCGCGCGCGATCTACCCCGACGGTCGTGCTGAATGTCGTCGAAGCGCCGGACCCATCAACGATCCGCGTTTATGTCGGAGGCAAGGTCGTCGCGCCCGGGATCTACACGCTCGATCGCGGCAGCCGAATCGCCGAGGCTATTCAGGCGGCAGGCGGTGAAGCGAAGGGCGGAGACACATCGTCGCTGCCGATGGCCGCAGTCGTCCAGGATGGCGACCAGGTTGTCGTGCCGGAGATCAGGCCGACGCCAAAAGCGGCGGAATCCCGCGGCACGCCCGCCCCGGGCACGACACGTGAGGCCGGCCCGATCGACCTCAATCACGCAGTTGCCACCGAGCTGGATGCGCTTCCGGGCATCGGGCCGACGCTCGCGGCACGGATCGTCGAATTCCGCGAGACCAACGGTCCATTCACCTCGATCGACCAGTTAGCCGAAATCCGCGGGATCTCCGAGCGGATGGTGGAAATCCTGCGCCCGCTCATCACGATTCGACCGTGAGATGGGACTGGTCGCTGCGCTCGGAATCATCGCCGGCGCTCGTCTGGCCAACGCTGATCTGTGGGTACTGGCGGTTGCGCTTCTTGGTGGATTGCTCATCCTCGTTGCGCTCACTCGCGATCACGTCCGTGTGCTCTGCGCGACCTTGCTAATCGGCTTTCTCGCCGGCAGCGCTGCTGCTGTCATCTTGCGAGAGCCCACAACACCCCCATATGCCGGCAACGGGCACGAGCGCACAACCATGACGGTCATATCCGACCCAGCGCAGAACCCTCGCGGATATCACGCTCGCGTTCGGTGGACCGATGCGCAGGGCATCGAACGAACATCATTCATGCTGGCAGGAGCCTGGCCCCGATTTCATCGCGGGGACACGATCCTGGCCACCACGCGCGCCGAGGGCATCAACGCGGACAGCCTCATCGTCTCGTCGCTCGTGGTCGAGCGTCACGCGGCGACACTCGAAGAACAGAGGTCGCGACTCCGCAACTGGCTCGACGGCACGGTTCGAGGGACGGTGGGCGGATCGGAGGGCGCGTTGGCGCTCGGGCTGCTAATTGGCGACGATTCGGCAATGACACGCCACACCGACGACGCAGTGCGACGCGCCGGGCTTTCTCACATCACAGCAGTCAGCGGCTGGAACGTCACGCTCGTGGTCGCGAGCGTGGGAGCGCTCCTGTTGGCGCTCGGATTACGTGGTCCAGGATGGATCACGATCGAAGTCGGAGCCCTCGCGGGCTACATCTGGCTGGTTGGCGCTGATCCACCGGTCATCCGCGCGGCGATCATGGGCGGCTTCGTGATCGCCGCGCGCCAGCTTGGCCGGCCCGCCCACGGGCCATCACTGATCGCTCTGGCCGCCGCGCTGATGATCGCGACAGATCCGTCCGCGCTGTCGAGCCTGTCGTTCCATCTCAGCATTCTTGCCACGGCGGCACTGATCGCCAGCCTGCGTTACACGGCGCGCTGGTCCGGCCTGCGCGCGGTGGTATTGACGCCGATGGTCGCGACAGCAGCCATCACGTTAGCGACCGCGCCGGCATTCGCCGTTACCATGGGCACGATCTCGCTCGTGTCCATTCCGGCCAATGTTCTGGCTGGGCCTCTCGTCCCACTCGCGGCGGCCGGCGGCGCGCTGATCGTAGCAACCGCGTGGCTGCCGGCCATCCAGGTGTTCGTGGCTGCTGTTACCTGGTACTTGACCCACCTGATTCTCTGGATCGCAGAGACGTTCGCCAGCGTCCCAGGTGGCGTGCTGCAGTTTCGCCGGGAGGATGGATTGGCACTTCGTGGCGCGATTTTCGTGATGCTCGTGGCGGCGGCATTGCTGCTGCCGGAGGGACGATTCATCGCCTGGCAGATCGATCGCTGGATGCAGCGAGACTCGCGTATTGCAGCATTCGTGGCTGGCGGCCTCGTCGTAGGAATCGCGGCGCTCGTCGTCGTCTCTGCGCCATGAACGAGCCAAGAACCGACGGGTGTCTGTGGTACTCTTCCGATGGCTTGCAGGCCCCCATAGTCTAGTGGCCTAGGACGCCTCCCTTTCAAGGAGGAGAGCAGGGGTTCGAATCCCCTTGGGGGTACCTCGGACGATGACATCTACAACACCCGAACTGCGGCATCCGCCACAGTCAAGTCAGTCTGCGCTCGGTTACACTCTAGCGTCGATTGCGATGGATGAGCCATCGCGGTTTCGGCGGCGCGTGGCGACAGCCAGCTATGGCGAAGACGCCACGATGAGGGAGGTTCAGGACGGATGAACATCATCATCCCCGTCGGGGGGCTCGGCACCCGGCTGCGTCCACAGACCTGGAGTCGGCCGAAGCCGCTGGTGAGCGTGGCCGGCAAGCCGGTCCTCGGACACGTGCTTGATACGCTGAGCGCCGTCGAGATCGATCGCGCCGTCTTCATCACGGGCTTCCTTGGCGAGCAGATCGAGGAATACGTCCGCGATAACTACCACTTCGACGCAGCGTTCGTGAAGCAGCATCAACCGCTAGGGCAATCTCATGCCATCCTGCAGGCTCGCGAACAGGTCTCCGGGCCGTCGCTGATCGTGTTCCCCGATATGGTCTTCGAGGCGCCGCTCGATCGTCTTACCACGCTCGAGGCCGATGGCGCGATCTTCGTCAAGGAAGTCGACGACCCGCGTCGATTCGGGATCGTAATGCTCGATAACGGGCGCGCCACCCGATTGATCGAGAAACCCCAGGCGCCGGAGAACAACCTGGCAATCATGGGTGTCTACTTCGTCCGCGATGTCCAGTGGCTCTTCCAGGCGATCGACCGCCAGATGGCCGAGGGGATTCAGACGAAGGGTGAGTACTATCTCGCCGATGCCGTGCAGTTGATGATCGACGATGGCGCGCTATTCACCACACTGCCAGCGACTGTCTGGGAGGACTGCGGGACGCCCGATGCGTTACTCCAGACGAATCGGTTTCTGCTCGCTCGCTCAGAAACCTGTCCATCCGCTACGGATTCGGTGGTGATTCCACCCGTCTTCATTGCGGATTCAGCGCGGGTATCGGGGTCTGTCATCGGGCCGGATGTCAGCATTGGCGACAACGTGGTCGTTGAAAACGCGATTGTCCGCGATTCGATCGTGGACGCAGGCGCGACGATTGAGTCGGCAATGCTCACCCGTTCGATTGTCGGTCGGGACGCGATCGTGCGGGGCGAGCCGTTGCGGGTGAACGTCGGCGATTCGTCCGACATCGACCTGCGTTCGGATCGAGAGAACGGAGCCAGCCGTGGTTGATACGCCGGGACGATGGGTCGAGGTTGCCGTGCCGGCCAACGCGGAGTCCGTAGAGTCGGTCAGCGAGCTGCTTTCGAGCTACGGATACAACCAGGGCGTCGTCGTTGAGGAGTCCTACAAGCAGGACGATGACGGCGACAATCTTGAGATAGACCCGACCAGGCCCGTGCTTGTCCGCACCTGGCTGGCAGTCGATGACGAGCTACCGGCTCGCCGCCGCCAACTCGAGCACGCACTCTGGCACCTCAAGCAGATCGGTGGTGTCGGAGATCCGACCTTCGCCGAGCGCGAAGAAGAGGATTGGGCGAACGCCTGGAAGGAGCACTTCCAGATCCTCCGGATCGGCGCGTCGTTCGTCGTTCGGCCCACCTGGCGAGAATACGAGGAGCGACCGGGGGATCGAGTCATCCATCTCGACCCCGGCATGGCATTCGGCACCGGCCTGCATCCCTCGACCGAGATGTGCATGCAGTTCACCGAAGAGCTGGATCTCAATGGACGCGATGTGCTCGACATCGGGGCCGGCTCGGGCATTCTCGCGATCGGCGCGATCCGATCCGGCGCTCGCCGTGCAACTGCCGTCGAGATCGATCCGGTCGCATCGCGAGCGCTGACGCAGAACGTGTCGTTGAACGAGATGGATGCCCAGATCGAGGTCATCACGGCAGCGATCGAAGATGCGCCGCTGGCCGATCGAACCTATCCGGTTGTGTTCGCCAATCTCATCGCGCGCATTCTCGCAGACAACGCCGACAAAATCGCTCGACACGTCGCCCCGGGGGGGGCGGTCATCGCGAGCGGCATCATCGACGAGCGAGAGCAGATCGTGTTAGACGCGTTTGGACCCCTCGGGTTCACGGTCGCCGGCCGGAGACAGGCAGGCGACTGGGTGACGCTACTTCTTCGCCGGAGCTGACACGGCGTGCGTGCCCATCGATTCTTCGTCCAGGATCCATTGGCAACTGGCCAGGCAGTCTGGCTCGCGCCGGAGCAGGCGCGCCAGGCAAGGAACGTCCTTCGTCTGCGGGCTGGGGATACCGTGGAGCTGCTGGATGGCTCGGGGCTCATCGCTGTCGCGAGACTGGGACACGTCGAACGCGACAGCGCCAACGCAATCGTGGAGGAGTTAGTCGCGTCGGCGGCGTTGCCGATCAACCTGACTGTTGGTCTCGCGCTTCTTCGCGGGGACCGATTCGAAGTAGCAATTCAGAAGCTCGTCGAGATCGGCGCGAGTAGTATTGTGCCGCTGGCGGCACAACATTGCGTGGTATCCTACGCTGTTGATCGCGAGTGGGATCGGCGTCTGACCCGGTTGCAGCGCATCGCGATGGAAGCGGCAGAGCAATCCGAGCGATCGACGATCCCGCAGATCGCTCGGCCGGTCAGTGTCGAGGCCTTTCTCGCCAAGCATAGCGGCATCTCGCTGGCGCTCGTTGAGCGAAGCGAAGCTGCGGAACAGTTGATGACTGTTTCGTTCGACCGAGATGTTGCCGTGCTCGTCGGTCCAGAAGGTGGCTGGAGCAAACGCGAGCTCCAGACGATCGCCCTGGGCGCTCGGACCGTCTCGCTTGGACCGCTGATCCTCCGCGCCGAGACCGCGGCAATTGTGACAGCCGGCGCCCTCATGCAGCGCGCCTGGGCACGTAATACGCATCAGGAAGAAGGCTAGCGCCCGTGGTTGTACGTGTTCAGGACATTTCCCAGCCGGCCCGTCGTCGACGCACGGCGCTCGCGCCGGACCGACCTGGGGAGGTTCAGCATGTCGCGGCCGGGTCGCTAGCCGAGGAAATCGGGATCGAGCCGGGCGATCGTATCCTCAAGGTCAATGGGCACCCACTTCGCGATATTCTGGACTTCCAGTACTACGCCGCTGAAGAAGAAGTCATCCTCGAGATCGAACGCGATGACCAGATTCACCAGTGCGAGGTCGAGCGCGACGTCGAAGAGGTCTGGGGCATCACGTTCTCTGACCCCACGATGGATGGCATACATGTCTGCGAAAACTCCTGCCCGTTCTGCTTCATCAAGCAGATTCCGAAGGGGATGCGACGCAGCCTGTACGTCATGGACGATGACTATCGCCAGTCAATGCTCCACGGGAGCTTCGTGACGCTGACCAATCTGACCGAAGAGGACTGGCAGCGGATTGAAGAACAGCGGCTTGGGCCGATGCACGTGTCTGTCCATGCGACGAACCCCGAGCTTCGCGCCCTGCTGGTCGGCAACCCGAAGGGCGCGCTGATCATGGAGCATCTGGGGCGACTCGAACGAGCTGGCATCGACTATCACGTCCAGTTCGTCCTCTGCCCAGGCATCAACGACGGGGACGAGCTGGAGCGTTCGCTCCGCGATCTGTCGGACTGTGGGTCACACCTGAAGTCGATCGCGGGGGTGCCAGTCGGATTGACGAAGTTCGGCTTCGAGCGGCAGAAGCTCCGCGTTCGCGTGTCGCGACCATGCAACCGCACCCTTCCGGGCGCGATGCTGGAGATGCGCCGCTACAGCCCCCTCGAAGCCCGTGAGGTGATTGCCCAGGCAGAGCGATGGCAGAAGCATTTCCGCAAAACACGTGGCGAGACGTTCTTCCATCTCGGTGACGAGTTCTACCTGATGAGCGACAGCCCGGTCCCATCGACGCGCCACTACGATGGCTTCCCGCAGGTCGAGGATGGGATCGGCATCACCCGACTGTTTCTTGACGACGCGAAGCGCATCATCCGTCGCGGCGAGAAGGCGAGCGTTGCCGGCGCGGCGGGGATCATCGCCTGCGCCACGCTGATCGGTCCGGCGATGGAGCGAGAGGTTGCAGCCGTGAACGACGCGACCGGCGCCCGGCTGGACGTCGCCGTCGTCGTGAACCAGTTTTTCGGCCCGGAGATCAATGTCTCCGGCTTACTATCGGGCCAGGACCTCATCCGCACGCTCCGAGATCGACCCGGTGATTCCCCGGTCTACATCTCATCGACGATGCTGTCGCGCCGGACCGGAACGATGATCGACGACATGACACTCGAAGAAGTTCAAACGGCGCTCGGGCGTCGGGTCGTTCCGACAGAGCACTTGTCGAACGTCCTGGCCGATCTCCGCAAGGGCAATCGCGTCGCCGCCTGATCGCCCCATCGCGAAAGGAGCGCGGGTTGGTCGAGCGCCTCGTGCTCGCGCTGTCCGGCGACAGCACCATTATCGAGATCATCGTCCAGCCACGGGCGGCGAGGACGGGCGTCTTCGGCGTTCACGACGGCGCTCTGCGCCTGCGTGTCAATGCGCCCCCCGTTGATGGCGCGGCCAACGCAGCAGTGACGAAATTGCTCTGCGATCTTCTGGATCTGTCAAAGGATCGAGTTGAGATCATCGGCGGACACAGCAATCGCCGCAAGCGAATCAGGGTCAGCGGAATGGCCCCGGCGTCCGTCCGCGCCGCACTCGCAACGCACGTCGAGCCGGACTGAGCCCGGCTATCCCCGTCTGTGCCGGCGAAACGCCAGGAGGGCGATCACCGCTACGAACATAACGGCAAGGACGCCGAACGAGCGCGTTGGGCTTGCCGCATCAGGCTGTTCGGCAGCAGCGTCCCTCGGCTCCCGGCGCAGCCGCAGCCAGAGCCGAACTGTCTCGCCCATCGCACGAAAGACGACCTTTGGACTGCCACCCGAGGATTCGCCCGCCGGCCGCGGGTAGTGCTGGACGCCGACCTGCGCGATCGTCGCGCCGCGCTGACGCATGCGAATTAGAAGCTCGGTGTTGATCAGAGCGCCAGGTGTCGTAAGCTCGATGCCCTTCAGGAACTCCGCATGGAAAACCTTGAACGCGCAGTCAATGTCGCGCATCCGGAAACCGAAGAGAACCCAAACGGATAGCCCGAAGATCTTCGCGAAGATGATCCGATAGAATGGGTCCCGGCGCTTGATTCGATAGCCCGCGACGACGTTGTAGTGTGGGACATAAGGTAACAGCGCGCGGATATCGGCGATGTCAAACTGGCGATCAGAATCCATAAACATGACCGCATCACCAGTGGCAGCGGTAAAGCCGGAGGTCAACGCCGCCCCATAGCCACGGTTCACCCCGTGGTGAACGGCGCGAACGCGCGGCTCCTCCGTGGCCAACCGATCGACGATCTCGGCGGTCTCGTCGCGGCTACCGTCGTCAACAACGATGATCTCAAAATCGGAGACGACCTGAGGAAGGACCTCCAGCGCGCGCCGGACAACCGCCTCGATATTCTCCGCTTCATTGTGGGCCGGCAGCACGAGCGACAGTTTGCGATTGAGCATCCACCCTCCGCGACCCTTGCACACGAACCCCGCGTCCACGCCTGGCGTGCCGCGGGGTTACCGATGGCCGCGCCTAGTATACGGGACGACGCCACGCTCGGCGGTCGCGACAGATATGGCGGCTACGGGACGAGCTGGAACC
The Thermomicrobiales bacterium genome window above contains:
- a CDS encoding endonuclease MutS2 produces the protein MATDILTTLEFDRVRASVARHCQFSLAAVRATELGPSADASTVRYLLRVTDEAYRLLEDHAGFGVGGCRNILSEVERAEIGGVLQPEELLDVLSTIAAARALKRSFRRIEEASERYPEIDEFVGFIVELPGIEANIRRCIGERGEVLDSASDALRTIRQQLRSAHGRLLERINRYLQHSAIQDPIVTQRDGRYVVPVRADRRGQMPGVVHDTSASGQTLFVEPMDIVDLNNRWRELQSAERHEIERILTVLSREVGEAAPELRRTLEALAAIDMALAKARYASASRATMPAIVDGQSHNGRRVVLNRARHPLLDPSTVVPIDIELGTTFRVLVITGPNTGGKTVALKTIGLMAVMAQSGLFIPADEGSELPVFDGIFADIGDEQSIEQNLSTFSSHMVRVIAMLDGVSRESLVLLDELGAGTDPEEGAALARSIITEILDVGCLGVTTTHYSELKAFAYSTEGTENGSVEFNLQTLSPTYRLVVGIPGQSNALAIARRLGMPDRVIERARTFVDPSVERADTLLGEIRQRREEAEVAQREATRERAVAGNLRREAEHARAEAEIERESARRDALAEVERELAEARQAIRRIREVPVRVERAEIKPVKDIARQDVEAAARAVKESQRRRPARAIVRVPLKLGDHVELVALGGEGEVTGFSDDMTGVDVQMGAFKIRQPLSGVRKLGSKPKVDRRPAPSMPPPRREVDMELHLRGQRAAGVDQLVDEYLHDAYLSRLPFVRIVHGKGTGALRDVVRDVLRGHPLVEKFETPPHYEGGDGVTVVYLRDS
- a CDS encoding DUF2007 domain-containing protein yields the protein MSHEEHDDVRVVTAAVAPNEIIAEIWQQVLEDEGIISALKAGGMGHSFTTNALNEHYILVREDQADRARAIIAELEVEEDSSP
- the mfd gene encoding transcription-repair coupling factor; this translates as MTLSHLLPLFHDIPLPAVGLARVAEPWRTPPLAAAARAVALAAMAGRTSGPIVVVVGRQETADTVINNLSQLLPVGNPPMAWKAADPLPYEQMPHDPDLAAQRSTILGRLVAANESEMPPVIVATARALMTAVRQPGSYVRDVVDLAVGQRIDDAALVRHLTAAGYDHQPQVDGPGTMSRRGGILDVYSPGAADAIRIELFGDEIDSIRRFDPLTQRSTERVASARLLPPIEYDLTNRAVALERIGRLKLAALRDEVREEWERLVAFLQAGAVPSSIDLLASLFPGNDASLLDYLPASALLVVVDPQSVDLQMDQVALQAEDVRQTLEQAGEVPSGFPIPYRHRRDLFSDIERLAVWRIGDSGDEGVEVATGAPFGDTPVFGGRIDDLVADLKDELTDGWRVVLATEQSERLRDLLEEHDIYPRAFKRGAAEAATPPAPGTVDVVHAPLTVGFRYGPARLLVLSDLELFGIRKLVRTQGTQTQARPRKARQFKPGSYVVHVEHGVGQFGGLVRLDLSGVDREYLQVDYAGGDRLYVPVDQSDRLVPYESPAGEPKITRLSSPDWAKTKARVRRAIREMAWELLQLYAARETAQGRAFPSDSTWDAELAESFPFRETVEQDKAIRDVKADMESARPMDRLVCGDVGYGKTEVGLRAAFKAVNDGTQVAVLVPTTILALQHYNTFRERLAPFPVRVEMLSRLRSKTDQSAVVRGLADGAVDIVIGTHRLLQKDVDFKNLGLLIVDEEQRFGVRHKEHIKRMRSAIDVLTMTATPIPRTLHFALTGLRDLSLITTPPQDRVPIRTFVTPADDAIIREAILRELARGGQVYVVHNRVQSIYRTCERLRELVPEAQLAVAHGQMNEHDLEQVVLAFMRQEFDVLICTTIIESGVDIPNANTIVLENAQMLGLTQMYQLRGRVGRSTNRAYAYVLYPPNTPLSVEALERLEAIQEATELGAGFQVAMRDMEIRGAGNILGGEQSGHIAAVGFDLYTRMLAHAVEEIRAGHPIAEPEEINLDIAVEAGIPEEFVSDEQSRLELYQRIAAAPNERALVDLDAELRDRFGAVPASTERLFDLVRLRQRASRLGITTIVERDGDIVVRPVIGGKLSQQQLRRELGNGIRVTPNQVRIRVEDLRVTRDVALNRLFDVIASAGASMAVQGDESSSTSSSAMMARARSA
- a CDS encoding ComEA family DNA-binding protein encodes the protein MEQPQHSSSWTWVRAMMIGVALGAVVVALMTTVLRARSTPTVVLNVVEAPDPSTIRVYVGGKVVAPGIYTLDRGSRIAEAIQAAGGEAKGGDTSSLPMAAVVQDGDQVVVPEIRPTPKAAESRGTPAPGTTREAGPIDLNHAVATELDALPGIGPTLAARIVEFRETNGPFTSIDQLAEIRGISERMVEILRPLITIRP